A window of Microbispora hainanensis genomic DNA:
GGCGGCGGCGTGCACGGCCTGCGCGAGCATGTCGGCACCGGCGTTCTTCAGCAGGAACCCCCGGGCCCCCGCCCGCAGCGCCGCGTAGACGTACTCGTCGAGGTCGAACGTGGTGATCACGACGACGGCGAGCGGATCGGCGACGTCAGGACCGGCGAGCGACCGGGTCGCCTCGATGCCGTCGGTGCCGGGCATGCGGATGTCGAACAGGCACACGTCGGGTCGCAGGCGCCGGGCCAGCTCGACGGCCCGGCGACCATCGGCTGCGGTGCCGACGACCTCGATGCCCGGCTGGGCGTCGAGGATCATCGAGAGCCCGGTGCGGACGATCTCCTGGTCGTCGGCGATCAGCACGCGGACGCCGTGCCCATCGGCTCGCTCGCTCATGTGGCCCCGGCCCGGGGAAGCACCGCGGTCACCGCCCACCCCCGATCGCGGTCCGGGCCGGCCACGCACGTGCCGCCGAGCAGGTTCGCGCGCTCGCTCATGCCGATGAGCCCGTATCCCGGCGGCGCGGCCGGGCGCGTGGCGCCCCCGTCGCCGTCGTCGCGCACGCACAGGCGCACCGCCGTCTCGTCCGCCGCGACGCGCACCTCGACCCGGGTGGCGCGGCGCGCGTGCCGTACGGCGTTGGTCACCGCCTCCTGGGCGATGCGGTAGACCGCGGACTCGACCGACGGCGACAGACCGTCGAGGTCTCCCGTTATCTCCACCTCGACCGCCGGATGGTGGGAGCCGCCCCGGCCGGCGAGCCGTTCGATCTCGGCGATGCGCGGGCCGGGGGTCAGCTCCGCCGGACGGTCGCGGCGCAGGACGCGGACGATGGCGCGCATCTCGTCGAGGGCCCGGGCCGCCTCGGCCTCGATCACGCGGAGGGCCTCGGCCGCGGCGTCCGGCCGTGACGCCGCCGTGGCGAGCCCGGCCTGTGCGCGGATGGCCATCGCGGAGACGTGGTGCGCGACCGTGTCGTGCAGGTCGCGGGCGAGCTGCTCGCGCATCAGCAGCTTGACCTGGTCGAGCTCGCGCATCCTCGCCCCGGCCCGATAGCGGAACGCGCCGCCCAGGCTGGTGGTCGCGAGCATGACGGCGAACGGCCCGACCGCGTCGGGCAACGCGGCGTGGTCGGCGAGCACGGACAGTCCGGCGGCGGTGAGCATGATCCCCAGGCCGGCCACGATCTCCCTGCCCGACCCCCACCGGACCACCGCGTACGGCAGGAGCAGCATGTATCCCAGCGTGTACGTATCGAGCGTCGTGCCGGTCGCGATGATCGGGATCACCCCGGTGACGACGAAGCAGATCGCGAGCATCGCCAGCGGCCGGGTGCGCCGCCACAGCAGGGTGGGCGCCAGTCCGGCGGTCACGGCCACCGCGAACAGCCGCCAGGGAAGGTCCGGCCGCAGCACCCCTTCGAGCACCGCGAGCGGCACGAGCACCCCGACGAGCGCCCAGTCCCGCCACACGCGTACGGGTGGATCGGGGGGACGGGGCTCGGACCACACGGAGCGGACGAAGCCGTGCACCGAATCATGGTACGAGAGCCGGCGTCCGCCGCGCCGCCCCCGTGTGGAGACTGTCCTGTCGCCCGGCCGGCTCGACTGGCCTGATCTCGCTCGGGCAGCCGTTCTCACGGCTTTGCCTGCCCGCCCCTCGGCACCGAGCCCGGCTTCCGCTCCGCAGGTGGGTGTGGAAGCCGGGTTCGGCGCGGGTGGTTACTTCGATTCCAGTCGTCCCAGCGGGTGGGAGTCACCGGCGAGGGCGGCCTGCGCCCTTTCCCAGTCGGCGTGGTCGATGCCCGTGACGTGGCGCAGGTAGGCGAGGGTGACCTGCTGGACGAGGGCGACTCGGCCGGGATCTTCGTCGGTGGTCTCCGCCGCCTCGTAGCCGGAGATGCCGCCGAGGGAGTGCCGGCCGCCGTAGACCGTCAGCAGGCTCTTGCCGCCCCGGCTGAGGGTGTAGGGGTCGGTCGTCCAGGACGGTCCCCGGGTGGAGAGCGGAAGCTCGTCCTTGTCGCCGGCGACGACGAGTCCGGGCGCGGTGATATGGGAGAAGTCCTGGTCGCGCAGCCAGGGAGCGCTCTCGTGGGCGAAGGGGGTCAGTTCGTCGCCGCCCTTGCCGGCTGTGGCCAGCTGGATGCTGGCCATGACCCGGGAGTCGGACATGTCCTGCGCGGTTCCGGTCCTGGGGTCCGTAACGCGCAGACCCACGAGGATACCCGCGGTCTGGCCGCCGAAGGAGTGTCCGGCCGCGACGATTCGACTGCGGTCCACCCGGCCGGCTAGGCCGGGCACGGATGCCTCCAGGGTGTCGAGTTCGTCGAGGATCTGCTTCATGTCCTGCACGCGGTAGCGCCACACGTCGGGCTTGCGGGGATCGTCCGCGGCGATGTCGAGGCGCCTGGAGTCGAGGTGAGTGGCCTGGATCACCACGAAGCCGTGGGAGGCCCAGTGGTCGACCAGAGGGGCGTAGCCGTCCAGGTTCGAGCCGAATCCATGTGCGAACAGCACGATCGGCAGCTCAGTGCCGACGACCGGTGCGGAGACGCGTACGTGCAGGTCCTCGCCGCGCCGCGGCGCGGGCAGCACGACCGGTTTCACCGATACGGTCGGGGTGGACGCGGGGCCGGTGAGGCCGGTCGTCTTGTACGTGGTCATGCGTGTGCTTCTTTCAGGTGTCGTGCGGATGGGTGAGGTCGGGCTGTCTTCTCGTGGAGGACGCGTTCGAGGCGCCCCTCTCGCTCACGCCCTTGTGCGCCGGGAGGCCGGCCAGGAGAAGGTCCCCCGCGGAGGCGCACGCCGGTTACGCTAAAAGCTGACGTTGACGTCAGAGGCAAGTCACGTGATGGATGTCACCAGGAGACGAGATGCGCGTCGGAGAGCTCGCAGCCCGGACCGGCGTCAGCGTCCGGGCCCTGCGTTACTACGAGGAGCAGAATCTGCTCAGCGCCGAGCGCAGCCCCAGCGGCCAGCGCCACTATCCCGAGAGCGCGGTCGACCGGGTCCGGCTGATCCAGCAGTTGTATGCAGCCGGGCTGTCCAGCAAGACAATCGTCGAGCTCATGCCGTGCGTCATCGACGGCCGCGCCACTCCCGCCCTGCTCAAGCGGCTGGCGGCGGAGCGCGAGCATGTCGACCGGCGCATCACCGATCTCATGCACGCCCGGGACCGGCTCGACTCCGTCATCACCGCCGCCGGCAGCAACATGGTCACCGGCGCTTCTTGCAGGCAGGAGACCACCGCCTAGCCCGGCCAGGGCGGGCCGGATTTCCCCCAAGACGGCGCTCCGACCTTAGCGGAGGCTTAAACGACCCTTAGCGGCGAACGAGGGCGTTGACCCCCTCCCTGTCTGCGCTTACTCTCCTAACTAATAGGAAACTTTCCTGTCCTTTACCCCCCAAGAGCAGGAGCTCCGGTGCGAAAGATCCTCCTCGGCTCCCTGATCGCGGGCGCGGCGTTACTCGCGCCGCTCGCGCTCGGGACCGCGACCGCCGCCACCCCCGCCACCGCCACGTACTCCGTCGACTCCGACTGGGGCACCGGCTTCCAGGGCAAGTTCACCGTGAAGGCCGGGTCGGACGCCCTGCCGAGCTGGACCGTCGAGATCGACATGCCCTCGGGCGCGTCGATCAGCTCGGCCTGGGACACCACCATGACCAAGAGCGGCAACCACTACACGTTCAAGAACCCCTCCTGGAGCGGCGGCCTCGCGGCGGGCGCGACGGCGACCTTCGGCTTCATCGGAGCGCCCGGCGGCTCGACCCCGATGAACTGCACGCTGAACGGCGCGCCCTGCACCGGCGGGCCCACCAGCTCCCCCTCGGCCAGCCCGAGCAAGAGCCCGAGCGCCAGCCCGTCCGCCTCGCCCTCGGCGTCTCCCTCGGCCTCGCCGTCCGCGTCTCCCTCGGCGTCCCCCTCGGCGAGCCCCACGCCCCCGCCGCCCGGCGGCAGGAAGGTGCTGGGCTACTTCGCCGACTGGGG
This region includes:
- a CDS encoding alpha/beta hydrolase family protein; the protein is MTTYKTTGLTGPASTPTVSVKPVVLPAPRRGEDLHVRVSAPVVGTELPIVLFAHGFGSNLDGYAPLVDHWASHGFVVIQATHLDSRRLDIAADDPRKPDVWRYRVQDMKQILDELDTLEASVPGLAGRVDRSRIVAAGHSFGGQTAGILVGLRVTDPRTGTAQDMSDSRVMASIQLATAGKGGDELTPFAHESAPWLRDQDFSHITAPGLVVAGDKDELPLSTRGPSWTTDPYTLSRGGKSLLTVYGGRHSLGGISGYEAAETTDEDPGRVALVQQVTLAYLRHVTGIDHADWERAQAALAGDSHPLGRLESK
- a CDS encoding MerR family transcriptional regulator: MRVGELAARTGVSVRALRYYEEQNLLSAERSPSGQRHYPESAVDRVRLIQQLYAAGLSSKTIVELMPCVIDGRATPALLKRLAAEREHVDRRITDLMHARDRLDSVITAAGSNMVTGASCRQETTA
- a CDS encoding sensor histidine kinase; amino-acid sequence: MHGFVRSVWSEPRPPDPPVRVWRDWALVGVLVPLAVLEGVLRPDLPWRLFAVAVTAGLAPTLLWRRTRPLAMLAICFVVTGVIPIIATGTTLDTYTLGYMLLLPYAVVRWGSGREIVAGLGIMLTAAGLSVLADHAALPDAVGPFAVMLATTSLGGAFRYRAGARMRELDQVKLLMREQLARDLHDTVAHHVSAMAIRAQAGLATAASRPDAAAEALRVIEAEAARALDEMRAIVRVLRRDRPAELTPGPRIAEIERLAGRGGSHHPAVEVEITGDLDGLSPSVESAVYRIAQEAVTNAVRHARRATRVEVRVAADETAVRLCVRDDGDGGATRPAAPPGYGLIGMSERANLLGGTCVAGPDRDRGWAVTAVLPRAGAT
- a CDS encoding response regulator, encoding MSERADGHGVRVLIADDQEIVRTGLSMILDAQPGIEVVGTAADGRRAVELARRLRPDVCLFDIRMPGTDGIEATRSLAGPDVADPLAVVVITTFDLDEYVYAALRAGARGFLLKNAGADMLAQAVHAAAGGDALIAPSVTARLLGAFARTGPAASPAQPVEALTYREEEILAAVARGRTNGEISAELHISLSTVKTHVASLMAKLGARNRVEIAIWAYETGRAGS